One window of Diabrotica undecimpunctata isolate CICGRU chromosome 8, icDiaUnde3, whole genome shotgun sequence genomic DNA carries:
- the LOC140448220 gene encoding uncharacterized protein, with translation MNGLIIALFATLAVSCASPSGLGLGLGLGVVGPRAVIVPPSSATIISRPLGLGLGPVIAPWGVGPLVGPLAAPLAAPLIAPAGAVAVTNGGGVVEASAHGAVVAGPKTAPVIIDGPSGTVRASGLWGPTLAGVLH, from the exons ATGAACGGTTTG ATCATTGCTCTCTTCGCCACCTTGGCAGTATCCTGTGCTTCCCCAAGCGGCTTGGGACTAGGCCTTGGATTGGGCGTCGTAGGTCCAAGAGCAGTTATCGTTCCACCCAGCTCTGCCACCATCATCAGCAGACCACTAGGTTTAGGACTTGGTCCAGTCATCGCTCCTTGGGGAGTTGGTCCTCTGGTTGGTCCACTTGCCGCTCCTCTCGCTGCTCCACTTATTGCCCCAGCTGGCGCTGTTGCTGTTACCAACGGAGGAG gcgTTGTTGAAGCTAGTGCCCATGGAGCAGTAGTAGCCGGTCCCAAAACAGCTCCAGTCATCATCGATGGTCCTTCTGGCACAGTTAGGGCTAGCGGTCTCTGGGGTCCCACTTTGGCTGGAGTACTCCACTAA
- the LOC140448221 gene encoding uncharacterized protein, with product MYIYRGERFCNCTVSQTYLNMNALVLALFATLAVASAAPSWGHGALLAAPVAHGAILAGPAAHGAVLAGPHAAGAAVIGPVAGASAVIGPRTHGAVVAGPVAGPSAVIGPVAGPSAVVGPVNHGALITPALAAPAVVAGPAIGVGAWGLGHGAWGLGHGAWAGHGWAGHGLAGHW from the exons ATGTATATATATCGGGGTGAACGGTTCTGTAATTGTACTGTTTCTCAGACATATCTCAACATGAACGCTTTG GTCCTTGCACTCTTCGCCACCTTGGCTGTAGCCTCAGCCGCCCCAAGCTGGGGACACGGAGCTCTTCTAGCCGCTCCCGTAGCTCATGGAGCCATCCTCGCCGGTCCCGCAGCTCATGGAGCCGTTCTTGCTGGCCCCCACGCCGCTGGAGCTGCTGTCATTGGACCAGTTGCTGGAGCTAGTGCTGTTATTGGACCCCGTACTCATGGTGCTGTTGTTGCCGGACCTGTAGCTGGACCTAGCGCTGTTATCGGACCTGTAGCTGGACCTAGCGCTGTTGTTGGACCCGTCAACCACGGTGCCCTCATCACCCCCGCTCTTGCTGCCCCAGCTGTTGTCGCTGGTCCAGCTATTG GTGTTGGAGCTTGGGGACTCGGTCATGGTGCTTGGGGACTCGGTCATGGTGCCTGGGCTGGTCATGGGTGGGCCGGTCATGGATTAGCCGGACACTGGTAA